A genomic region of Alicyclobacillus sp. SO9 contains the following coding sequences:
- a CDS encoding MraY family glycosyltransferase encodes MHPAWYYMISFSVAFLIVFLMVPSIRKIALRIGFVDKPNQRKTHTEPVPLLGGIGIYISFVITAGLFGKAGKTFWGIALGGLLILAIGALDDFYKTKSRDFKPWPRFLTQILAALILVGCNITINGINDPFSGHYYTFPLWLSILTTVIWTVGITNMINFLDGIDGLAAGISAISAMSLFFIALLKEQYPMAVLSLVLMGSALGFLRHNFYPARIFMGDAGATFLGFVLAAIAVEGAFKSATLISVIVPVLALGVPIADTVWVITKRFRENRPIYLGDRGHTFHILMRFGLTQIQTVAIFYVVGLFFSIASIAVLLVAK; translated from the coding sequence ATTAGTTTTAGTGTGGCCTTTTTAATCGTTTTTTTAATGGTTCCTTCAATACGAAAAATCGCATTGAGAATTGGATTTGTAGACAAGCCGAATCAGCGAAAAACCCACACCGAACCCGTTCCACTGTTGGGTGGTATTGGAATTTACATAAGTTTTGTTATCACCGCAGGCTTATTTGGTAAAGCTGGCAAGACTTTTTGGGGAATCGCATTAGGCGGCTTGTTAATTTTGGCTATCGGTGCCTTGGATGACTTTTACAAAACCAAAAGCCGAGATTTCAAACCTTGGCCCAGATTTTTGACGCAAATTCTGGCCGCACTGATACTCGTTGGTTGCAATATCACCATTAACGGTATCAACGATCCCTTTAGCGGCCACTACTATACCTTCCCCCTCTGGCTGTCCATTTTGACAACCGTGATTTGGACCGTGGGCATCACAAACATGATTAACTTTCTCGATGGCATAGACGGACTTGCTGCTGGGATTTCTGCAATTTCCGCTATGTCTTTGTTTTTCATCGCTCTGCTTAAAGAACAGTATCCAATGGCAGTTCTTTCACTAGTCCTGATGGGTTCCGCTCTCGGATTTCTCAGACACAACTTCTACCCAGCCCGCATTTTCATGGGGGATGCAGGTGCTACTTTTCTCGGTTTTGTCCTCGCTGCAATTGCCGTAGAAGGTGCGTTCAAGAGCGCAACACTGATATCGGTCATTGTGCCAGTGCTGGCTTTAGGAGTCCCTATCGCCGACACGGTCTGGGTTATCACAAAACGGTTCCGTGAGAATCGTCCCATTTACTTAGGGGACAGAGGCCATACATTCCATATCCTCATGAGGTTTGGATTAACCCAGATTCAGACTGTAGCCATCTTCTATGTTGTGGGACTTTTCTTTTCAATTGCGTCCATTGCCGTGTTGCTCGTGGCCAAGTAG